One Arthrobacter sp. StoSoilB20 DNA segment encodes these proteins:
- a CDS encoding 3-hydroxyacyl-CoA dehydrogenase family protein, with protein sequence MTNPEASAATESTVPGAAGKIAVVGSGYMGGGIAQVLALGGARVALADVSAEIAQKNYDRLLVESDQFIADGLFPAGSTEILKQNLWAAKDIEEAVADADFIEECVPEVLEIKHQTLARISAAARPEALIGSNTSTISIASLAEAVTYPERFLGVHFSNPSPFIPGVEVIPHAETSAATVAASRELVHAAGKQTAVVKDVTGFVLNRLQYALFHEAAQLVEQGIATADDVDTLVRTTFGFRLPFFGPFAIADMAGLDVYNFCYKSLQTGFPERFATPKILSDLVEAGKLGTKTGAGFLNVPAERTPELIAYRNKAYVAMQKLIEELGPAPIN encoded by the coding sequence ATGACCAACCCTGAAGCTTCTGCAGCAACTGAATCCACGGTGCCCGGCGCGGCCGGGAAGATCGCCGTCGTCGGCTCCGGCTACATGGGCGGCGGCATCGCCCAGGTGCTGGCGCTGGGTGGGGCGCGCGTTGCCCTGGCCGATGTTTCTGCCGAGATCGCCCAGAAGAACTATGACCGCTTGCTGGTGGAGTCGGACCAGTTCATCGCCGACGGACTCTTCCCCGCAGGGTCCACAGAAATCCTCAAGCAGAACCTGTGGGCCGCCAAGGACATCGAAGAAGCCGTGGCCGACGCCGATTTCATCGAGGAGTGCGTTCCCGAGGTGCTGGAAATCAAGCACCAGACCCTGGCCCGCATCAGCGCAGCGGCCCGTCCGGAGGCGCTGATCGGTTCCAACACGTCCACGATTTCCATCGCTTCCCTGGCCGAAGCCGTCACCTATCCGGAACGGTTCCTGGGCGTGCACTTCTCCAACCCGTCGCCGTTCATTCCCGGCGTCGAGGTCATCCCCCACGCCGAAACCTCAGCCGCGACGGTTGCGGCGTCCCGGGAGCTGGTTCACGCCGCCGGCAAGCAGACCGCGGTGGTCAAGGATGTCACCGGTTTCGTGCTCAACCGCCTGCAGTACGCGCTGTTCCACGAGGCAGCGCAGCTTGTGGAGCAGGGAATCGCAACCGCGGACGACGTCGACACCCTGGTACGTACGACGTTCGGCTTCCGCTTGCCCTTCTTTGGTCCGTTCGCCATTGCGGATATGGCCGGTTTGGACGTGTACAACTTCTGCTACAAGTCACTGCAGACCGGGTTCCCGGAACGCTTCGCGACCCCGAAGATCCTCTCGGACCTTGTGGAGGCAGGCAAGCTCGGCACCAAGACCGGCGCCGGGTTCCTCAACGTGCCTGCAGAACGCACTCCCGAACTCATCGCCTACCGCAACAAGGCCTACGTCGCCATGCAGAAGCTCATTGAAGAGCTCGGCCCGGCCCCCATCAACTAA
- a CDS encoding very short patch repair endonuclease, with protein MGQSRDLLTPEQRSRNMSKIRGKNTKPELLVRKLLHAKGYRYRLHGQAGSTKLPGRPDLVFAGRRKVIFVNGCFWHFHDCRVGQHAPAANAEFWEAKRSRTRQRDALQREQLATDGWEVLTVWECELKDRSVLEERLTRFLGRRQSPEDVSSPKPAGRRQRPEGAEVTDGAELTD; from the coding sequence ATGGGCCAGAGCCGGGACCTCCTGACGCCGGAGCAACGCAGCCGCAATATGTCCAAGATCCGCGGCAAGAACACCAAGCCTGAGTTGCTGGTCCGCAAGCTCCTGCACGCCAAGGGATACAGGTATCGGCTGCACGGTCAAGCTGGCTCAACGAAGCTGCCGGGCCGGCCGGACCTGGTGTTTGCAGGACGCCGGAAAGTCATTTTCGTCAACGGCTGTTTCTGGCATTTTCATGACTGCCGGGTCGGTCAGCACGCTCCTGCGGCAAATGCGGAGTTCTGGGAAGCAAAGCGCAGCCGTACCCGTCAGCGCGACGCCCTGCAACGTGAGCAACTCGCCACGGACGGCTGGGAGGTACTGACGGTGTGGGAATGCGAATTGAAGGACCGGTCAGTGCTGGAAGAGAGGCTCACAAGGTTTTTGGGGCGCCGGCAGTCGCCGGAAGACGTTAGTAGCCCGAAGCCGGCCGGAAGGCGTCAGCGGCCCGAAGGCGCCGAGGTAACTGACGGGGCAGAGTTGACGGACTGA
- a CDS encoding zinc-dependent alcohol dehydrogenase produces MKAVTWQGRRSLSVQEVPDPSIQEPTDAIVRITSTAICGSDLHLYEVLGPYMHKGDVIGHEPMGIVEEVGSGVHRLKKGDRVVVPFNISCGHCYMCNQGLQSQCETTQVTAKGSGAALFGYSELYGSVPGGQAQYLRVPFADYGPVKVDSDAPDERYLFLSDILPTAWQAVEYANVPDGGTLAVLGLGPVGQFASRIGVQKGFRVIGIDPVPERRAMAEAHGVETMDYGPDVSGQVREQTLGRGPDAVVDAVGMEAHGSPVASFLHKAVSLLPDKPAQVAMETMSVDRLAALHTSVDMVRRGGTVSLSGVYGGQADPMPLMTMFDKQIQLRMGQCNVRRWIDDLLPLVEDDADPLGVMHLVTHTGGLDEAPALYEKFQKKQDGCIKVVLKP; encoded by the coding sequence GTGAAAGCAGTGACATGGCAAGGCAGGCGCTCACTCAGCGTCCAAGAAGTCCCCGATCCCTCCATCCAGGAACCAACGGACGCAATTGTCCGCATCACGTCCACAGCCATTTGCGGCTCGGACCTTCACCTCTACGAAGTCCTGGGACCCTACATGCACAAGGGTGATGTGATTGGCCATGAGCCCATGGGAATTGTGGAAGAAGTCGGATCCGGAGTCCACCGGCTCAAGAAGGGCGACCGCGTGGTGGTTCCGTTCAATATTTCCTGCGGGCATTGCTACATGTGCAACCAGGGCCTGCAGTCCCAGTGCGAGACCACCCAGGTCACTGCGAAGGGATCAGGGGCAGCCCTTTTTGGCTATTCCGAACTGTATGGATCCGTCCCGGGCGGGCAGGCACAGTATTTGCGGGTCCCGTTCGCAGACTACGGTCCGGTCAAGGTCGATTCGGATGCCCCCGACGAACGCTACCTTTTCCTCTCCGACATCCTGCCCACCGCATGGCAGGCCGTTGAGTATGCCAACGTTCCCGACGGCGGCACTTTGGCAGTTCTGGGACTGGGACCGGTGGGGCAGTTCGCCTCCCGGATCGGCGTGCAGAAGGGCTTCCGGGTGATCGGCATAGACCCCGTCCCGGAGCGTCGGGCCATGGCCGAGGCACACGGCGTGGAAACCATGGACTACGGTCCCGACGTCAGCGGGCAGGTTCGCGAGCAGACACTGGGCCGTGGCCCGGACGCTGTGGTTGATGCGGTGGGAATGGAGGCGCATGGCTCCCCTGTGGCGTCCTTCCTCCACAAGGCCGTCTCCCTGCTTCCGGACAAGCCTGCACAGGTTGCCATGGAGACCATGAGCGTTGACCGACTCGCCGCCCTTCACACGTCAGTGGACATGGTTCGCCGCGGCGGAACGGTTTCGCTGAGCGGGGTTTACGGCGGCCAGGCCGATCCCATGCCGCTCATGACCATGTTCGACAAGCAAATCCAGCTCCGGATGGGCCAGTGCAATGTGCGGCGCTGGATTGATGACCTGCTCCCGTTGGTGGAGGACGACGCCGATCCGCTGGGAGTCATGCATCTGGTCACCCACACCGGCGGGCTCGATGAGGCGCCGGCGCTCTACGAGAAGTTCCAAAAGAAGCAGGACGGCTGCATTAAAGTGGTCCTCAAGCCTTGA
- a CDS encoding CsbD family protein encodes MGLGDKISNKAQEVTGKAKEALGDATNNEKLQAEGVADQAAAKTKQAGENVKDAAKDAFDK; translated from the coding sequence ATGGGACTCGGAGACAAGATCAGCAACAAGGCACAGGAAGTCACCGGCAAGGCAAAGGAAGCCTTGGGCGACGCCACCAATAACGAGAAACTGCAGGCAGAGGGTGTCGCTGACCAGGCGGCAGCCAAAACCAAGCAGGCCGGCGAGAACGTCAAGGATGCCGCGAAGGACGCCTTCGACAAGTAA
- a CDS encoding SDR family oxidoreductase, producing the protein MAEEIRNEQTENTDLDEDIAMALVNNVVSESYDPDDESGDPRTKYPSGEFPSQTQDYPGWTEAMNPRPDHGEQSYVGHHRMLGRRALITGGDSGIGKAVAIAFAREGADVAFTYMPEEEQDAEHTVQLIEDAGCKALALPGDLRDEEFCQEVIAQTLTEFGGLNVLVNNAGFQMTTNAGIEDLSTEQFDRTFKTNVYALFWLTKAALPHLQPGAAIINTSSIQGYHPSPSLMDYAATKAAINSLNFSLAESLGPKGIRVNAVAPGPVWTPLQPPTQPAGKIQKFGQDTPLGRAGQPAELASTYVLLASEDSSFISGSVIGVTGGKHLA; encoded by the coding sequence ATGGCTGAGGAGATCCGCAACGAACAAACGGAAAATACAGACCTGGACGAGGACATTGCCATGGCTTTGGTCAACAATGTGGTCTCCGAATCCTACGATCCGGACGATGAGTCGGGGGATCCCCGCACAAAGTACCCGTCGGGAGAATTCCCATCCCAGACACAGGACTACCCGGGCTGGACCGAAGCCATGAACCCCCGGCCGGACCATGGTGAGCAAAGCTACGTGGGCCACCACCGCATGCTCGGCCGGCGGGCCTTGATCACCGGGGGTGACAGCGGAATAGGGAAAGCCGTAGCCATTGCCTTTGCCCGGGAAGGTGCCGATGTGGCCTTCACCTACATGCCCGAAGAGGAGCAGGATGCCGAGCACACGGTCCAGCTGATTGAGGATGCCGGCTGCAAGGCGTTGGCCCTGCCAGGAGATCTCCGGGATGAGGAATTCTGTCAGGAGGTCATTGCCCAAACCCTCACCGAGTTTGGCGGGCTCAATGTCCTGGTGAACAATGCCGGTTTCCAAATGACCACCAACGCAGGGATCGAAGACCTCAGCACAGAGCAGTTCGACAGGACCTTCAAAACCAACGTGTACGCCCTGTTCTGGCTCACGAAGGCTGCCCTCCCGCATCTGCAGCCCGGTGCCGCCATCATCAACACGTCATCCATACAGGGCTACCATCCCAGCCCCTCGCTGATGGACTATGCCGCCACCAAAGCCGCCATCAACAGCCTCAACTTCTCCTTGGCAGAATCACTGGGGCCCAAGGGAATCAGGGTCAACGCCGTAGCCCCGGGCCCGGTGTGGACTCCGCTCCAACCGCCCACCCAGCCAGCAGGAAAGATCCAGAAGTTCGGCCAGGACACCCCGCTGGGCCGGGCGGGGCAACCTGCCGAACTGGCCTCAACGTACGTGTTGTTGGCCAGCGAGGACTCCAGCTTTATCTCGGGTTCGGTCATTGGTGTCACGGGTGGGAAGCACCTGGCCTGA
- a CDS encoding sugar phosphate isomerase/epimerase family protein, with product MAYTAENWPITAALLQFPGTDAAGQHINDADSSVWASVLQEVKETGFANADLTDSWVRPGDLSKERLAEFKQTADQVGIGVPVISAIRRSVIHATDWADNLAYSHRTIDAAAELGCEVVSFGLHQAITPEQQKQLWFWTVEGYKDPVGDKEAWGNAVSRIRELGKHAAEAGILVSLEMYEDTYLGTADSSVQLVQDIGLDNVGLNPDLGNLIRLHRPIEDWREMVAKTLPYSNYWHMKNYIRDEDVARDSYITMPAPMESGLINYREAFKLALSVGFQGILCTEHYGGDGLSVTASNQEYLRRHVLPKTEGYELGKSQVAQGRQVPATELAGV from the coding sequence ATGGCGTACACCGCCGAGAATTGGCCCATCACCGCGGCCCTCCTGCAGTTCCCCGGCACAGATGCCGCTGGACAGCACATCAACGACGCCGACTCTTCGGTTTGGGCATCCGTCCTGCAGGAAGTGAAGGAAACCGGGTTCGCCAACGCGGACCTCACCGACAGCTGGGTCCGGCCGGGCGACCTGAGCAAGGAACGCCTGGCCGAGTTCAAGCAGACAGCTGACCAAGTGGGCATCGGCGTCCCTGTCATCTCCGCCATTCGACGCAGCGTCATCCACGCCACCGACTGGGCGGACAACCTTGCCTACAGCCACCGCACCATCGACGCCGCGGCGGAGCTTGGTTGCGAAGTTGTGTCCTTCGGGCTGCACCAGGCCATCACTCCCGAGCAGCAAAAGCAGCTGTGGTTCTGGACAGTGGAAGGCTACAAGGACCCGGTGGGGGACAAGGAAGCCTGGGGCAACGCAGTCTCCCGAATTCGTGAACTCGGCAAGCATGCAGCAGAGGCCGGCATCCTGGTCTCGCTGGAAATGTACGAGGACACCTACCTCGGAACCGCGGACTCCTCGGTCCAGTTGGTCCAGGACATCGGACTGGACAACGTAGGCCTGAACCCGGACCTGGGCAACCTGATCCGCCTTCACCGCCCTATCGAGGACTGGCGCGAGATGGTGGCGAAGACCCTGCCGTACTCCAACTACTGGCACATGAAGAACTACATCCGCGACGAAGACGTTGCCCGCGACAGCTACATCACCATGCCCGCGCCGATGGAAAGCGGACTCATCAACTACCGTGAGGCCTTCAAGCTGGCACTTTCCGTGGGCTTCCAGGGCATCCTTTGCACGGAGCACTACGGCGGAGATGGTTTGAGTGTCACCGCCAGCAACCAGGAATACCTCCGCAGGCATGTTCTCCCGAAGACTGAAGGCTACGAGCTCGGCAAGAGCCAGGTAGCACAAGGTCGCCAGGTACCGGCTACCGAGCTCGCAGGAGTCTAG
- the dhaL gene encoding dihydroxyacetone kinase subunit DhaL, whose protein sequence is MTRIFDNPADFADDALDGFVAANRGYVARVDGGVVRSTEVPGGQVALVVGGGSGHYPAFAGLVGPGLATGSACGNMFASPAAGQVYRVAKAANAGGGVLLSYGNYAGDVLHFGQAQLRLNAEGIETRTVTVTDDIASAPIEQLEKRRGIAGDLTVFKIAGAAAEAGLDLDDVERLAIKTNYRTRSLGVAFDGCTLPGAKDSLFHVPAGQMSLGLGIHGEPGISEHPMPTASELAELLVSKLLDDKPEDAGDRVVAIVNGLGTVKYDELFLLFGKIEKLLTNAGLTVVEPECGELVTSLDMSGLSLTLLWLDEELEQYWAAPADTPAFRKGSMVPRAPRAETALDDAETADVEQPTPAAAELGRQAVAILAQVRDVVVEHEEELGKLDAIAGDGDHGIGMRRGVDAAAAASEAAGESSVAAVLTAAGEAWSERAGGTSGALWGSAVIAAGISLGNRETYSSADAAAAVKAFVRAIAELGKADPGDKTMVDALLPFRDTFLAELDGGTPVDRALAVAAAAAESAAAKTAELRPLKGRARPLAEKSIGHPDPGAVSFGLITARISQFVDSQLAAASSAAGNGAQA, encoded by the coding sequence ATGACCAGGATTTTCGACAATCCCGCAGACTTCGCCGATGACGCGCTGGACGGCTTCGTTGCAGCGAACCGCGGCTATGTTGCCCGCGTTGACGGCGGCGTGGTGCGGTCCACTGAAGTCCCCGGCGGCCAGGTCGCCCTGGTGGTGGGCGGTGGCTCCGGACACTATCCCGCGTTCGCCGGACTGGTCGGCCCAGGCCTCGCCACCGGTTCTGCGTGCGGCAACATGTTCGCCTCCCCGGCCGCCGGCCAGGTGTACCGCGTAGCCAAAGCTGCTAACGCCGGCGGGGGAGTCCTGCTCAGCTACGGCAACTACGCCGGTGACGTCCTGCACTTCGGGCAAGCGCAGCTCCGGCTCAATGCCGAGGGCATCGAAACCCGGACGGTCACGGTCACCGACGACATCGCCAGTGCGCCGATCGAACAGCTCGAGAAGCGCCGGGGGATCGCTGGCGACCTGACAGTCTTCAAGATTGCCGGAGCCGCAGCAGAAGCGGGACTGGACCTTGACGACGTCGAGCGTTTGGCCATCAAGACCAACTACCGGACGCGGTCCCTGGGCGTGGCTTTTGACGGTTGCACGCTTCCCGGTGCCAAGGATTCGCTTTTCCATGTACCTGCGGGGCAGATGTCCCTGGGCCTGGGCATCCACGGTGAACCTGGCATCTCCGAGCACCCCATGCCCACAGCTTCGGAGCTTGCCGAACTCCTGGTCTCGAAGCTTCTCGATGACAAGCCGGAGGACGCAGGGGATCGTGTGGTGGCGATCGTCAATGGCCTTGGCACGGTGAAGTACGACGAACTGTTCCTGTTGTTCGGCAAGATCGAAAAGCTCCTGACGAACGCGGGCCTTACCGTAGTGGAGCCCGAGTGCGGGGAGCTCGTGACCAGCCTGGACATGTCCGGACTGTCGCTGACCCTGCTGTGGCTGGACGAGGAACTCGAGCAGTACTGGGCTGCGCCGGCTGACACTCCCGCTTTCCGCAAGGGCAGCATGGTGCCGCGCGCACCCCGCGCCGAGACAGCACTCGACGACGCCGAAACCGCCGACGTCGAACAGCCCACCCCGGCGGCCGCTGAACTCGGGCGGCAGGCCGTGGCGATCCTCGCCCAGGTGCGCGACGTCGTCGTCGAGCATGAAGAGGAGCTCGGGAAGCTGGACGCGATCGCAGGCGACGGGGACCACGGCATTGGCATGCGGCGTGGCGTTGACGCAGCAGCCGCGGCCAGCGAGGCCGCAGGTGAATCCTCGGTAGCGGCCGTCCTGACCGCAGCCGGAGAAGCATGGAGCGAACGGGCCGGCGGGACATCCGGAGCCCTCTGGGGTTCGGCCGTGATTGCCGCAGGAATCTCCCTCGGCAACCGTGAAACGTACAGCTCCGCCGACGCGGCCGCTGCCGTCAAGGCCTTCGTCCGCGCCATTGCCGAACTCGGCAAAGCCGATCCCGGGGACAAGACCATGGTGGACGCCCTCCTGCCATTCCGGGACACGTTCCTGGCAGAGCTCGACGGCGGAACTCCCGTTGACAGGGCGTTGGCCGTCGCCGCCGCAGCAGCAGAGTCCGCTGCCGCGAAGACAGCCGAACTCCGGCCGCTCAAGGGCCGGGCGCGTCCCCTTGCCGAGAAAAGCATTGGCCATCCCGATCCCGGTGCAGTGTCCTTTGGGCTGATCACTGCCAGGATCTCGCAATTCGTCGATTCACAACTGGCCGCCGCCTCCTCAGCGGCCGGAAACGGAGCACAAGCATGA
- a CDS encoding alkene reductase, whose translation MLFSPLALGELELSNRLVMAPLTRLRAGQNGVPGPLIAEHYRQRASLGLIVSEGTYPVQAGQSYPGQPGLVTEEQIAGWKTVTDAVHAEGGRIFAQVMHGGRVSHADITGGHEIVGPSAVAIDGDVRTPNGKQPYPVPRELGTDELPGVIQEIVTASKNAVEAGFDGVELHSANGYLLHEFLAPNSNIRTDSYGGSPENRARFVIETVNAVVEALGANRVGIRISPEHNVQGIAETDPADVRATYQVLVDTIAPLNLAYLSILHHDPKSGLVQDLRERFNGTFLVNTGFGEITTREEAFAIIDNGLADAVVVGRPAIANPDLARRWRESLPLNEPDASTFYADGAEGYTDYPFYAN comes from the coding sequence ATGCTGTTTTCCCCTCTGGCCCTCGGCGAGCTCGAACTCTCCAACCGACTTGTCATGGCACCGCTGACGCGTCTGCGCGCAGGCCAGAATGGTGTGCCGGGTCCGTTGATCGCCGAGCATTACCGCCAGCGGGCTTCCTTGGGGCTGATCGTCAGCGAAGGAACCTACCCTGTCCAGGCAGGCCAGTCCTACCCGGGGCAGCCCGGGCTTGTCACCGAGGAACAGATCGCAGGCTGGAAGACCGTCACCGACGCAGTTCACGCTGAGGGTGGACGCATCTTCGCCCAGGTCATGCACGGAGGCCGTGTTTCCCACGCTGACATCACCGGCGGTCACGAGATCGTTGGCCCCAGCGCCGTCGCCATCGACGGGGACGTCCGCACCCCCAACGGCAAGCAGCCTTACCCCGTGCCCCGCGAACTGGGCACCGATGAGCTGCCGGGAGTCATTCAGGAGATCGTCACAGCCTCAAAGAATGCCGTCGAGGCAGGATTCGACGGCGTGGAGCTCCACTCCGCCAATGGTTACCTGCTTCACGAGTTCCTTGCCCCCAACTCCAACATCCGCACGGACAGCTACGGCGGCTCCCCGGAGAACCGGGCGCGCTTCGTCATTGAGACGGTAAACGCCGTGGTGGAGGCACTCGGCGCCAACCGCGTGGGCATCCGCATTTCACCCGAACACAACGTGCAGGGGATCGCAGAAACCGACCCCGCCGACGTCCGCGCAACATACCAGGTATTGGTGGACACCATTGCGCCACTGAACCTTGCTTACCTCAGCATCCTGCACCATGACCCCAAGAGCGGCCTGGTCCAGGACCTTCGCGAACGATTCAACGGAACGTTCCTTGTGAACACCGGTTTCGGTGAGATCACCACCCGCGAAGAGGCCTTTGCCATCATCGACAACGGGCTTGCCGACGCGGTTGTAGTTGGCCGTCCCGCCATTGCCAACCCGGACCTCGCCCGCCGCTGGCGTGAAAGCCTGCCGCTCAACGAGCCGGACGCCTCCACGTTCTACGCTGACGGCGCTGAGGGCTACACGGACTACCCGTTCTACGCCAACTAA
- the bioB gene encoding biotin synthase BioB, with translation MTSQGTYEAPETSTYAILDTAREQVLERGAGLNEAQLIDILELPDDAIPAALQLAHEVRLKHCGEDVEVEGIISIKTGGCPEDCHFCSQSGLFDSPVRGVWLDIPELVKAAKETAATGATEFCIVAAVRGPDIKLMNQIKFAIDRIKEEVDINIACSLGMLTQRQVDQLAGWGVHRYNHNLETARSYFPEVVTTHSYEERLETCAMVKAAGMELCCGALIGMGESLAQRAELAAQLAALEPHEVPLNFLNPRPGTPLENQGIMDGKDALRAIAAFRLAMPRTVLRYAGGRELTLGDLGTRDGLLGGINAVIVGNYLTTLGRPANADLNLLVELNMPIKEFQKSL, from the coding sequence ATGACCAGCCAAGGAACATATGAAGCCCCTGAAACCAGCACCTACGCCATTTTGGACACCGCCCGGGAGCAGGTCCTCGAACGCGGAGCAGGCCTGAACGAGGCCCAGCTGATCGACATCCTGGAGCTTCCCGATGACGCCATCCCCGCCGCCCTCCAGCTCGCCCACGAGGTTCGCCTCAAGCATTGCGGCGAGGACGTGGAGGTGGAAGGCATCATCTCCATCAAGACCGGGGGCTGCCCGGAGGACTGCCATTTCTGCAGCCAATCGGGCCTGTTCGATTCTCCCGTCCGGGGCGTATGGCTGGACATCCCGGAGCTGGTCAAAGCCGCCAAGGAAACCGCGGCCACGGGGGCCACGGAATTCTGCATCGTCGCAGCTGTCCGGGGTCCCGATATCAAGCTCATGAACCAGATCAAGTTCGCGATTGACCGCATCAAGGAAGAAGTGGATATCAACATCGCGTGTTCCCTGGGAATGCTGACGCAACGTCAGGTGGACCAGTTGGCCGGGTGGGGCGTCCACCGCTACAACCACAACCTGGAAACCGCCCGCAGCTACTTCCCGGAGGTGGTCACCACCCACAGCTACGAGGAACGGTTGGAAACCTGCGCCATGGTGAAGGCCGCCGGAATGGAATTGTGCTGCGGCGCCCTGATTGGCATGGGTGAGTCCTTGGCGCAACGGGCGGAACTTGCTGCCCAACTCGCCGCCCTTGAACCCCATGAGGTCCCACTGAATTTCCTCAACCCACGCCCCGGCACGCCTCTGGAAAACCAGGGCATCATGGACGGCAAGGATGCACTCCGCGCCATCGCGGCGTTCCGGCTCGCCATGCCCCGCACTGTGCTGCGCTACGCCGGTGGACGCGAGCTGACCCTGGGCGATCTCGGCACGCGCGATGGCCTGCTCGGCGGAATCAACGCGGTCATCGTGGGCAACTACCTCACCACGCTGGGCCGGCCGGCAAACGCGGACCTGAACCTGTTGGTGGAGCTCAATATGCCCATCAAGGAATTCCAGAAGTCCCTGTGA
- a CDS encoding GntR family transcriptional regulator, whose product MSVPSPAARAGFPVSRQVLADHVYEALLEWLMDGRLEPGAAVSIDGMARELEVSPTPVREALARLEHTGMVRRVALKGYRVAPVFTREDFAELMEARLSIEPVNAKLACSRMTPEGLDALRQAVEDLKTAPRGGTFAEYRSYLEADERFHQLIAAQANNQFLLAAYNTLGGQIQRFRLFGGVGITDAEQAISEHQAVLDAMTSGDPDKAAEMMIDHVEKVRGRAMADAPED is encoded by the coding sequence ATGTCTGTTCCTTCCCCAGCTGCCCGCGCCGGCTTCCCCGTTAGCCGCCAAGTGTTGGCCGACCACGTCTACGAAGCACTCCTTGAGTGGCTCATGGATGGACGGCTTGAGCCTGGTGCGGCAGTGAGCATCGACGGGATGGCGCGCGAGCTTGAGGTTTCGCCTACGCCGGTGCGCGAAGCGTTGGCCCGTCTGGAGCACACCGGCATGGTGCGGCGGGTGGCGTTGAAGGGCTATAGGGTGGCGCCCGTATTCACCCGCGAAGATTTCGCTGAGCTCATGGAAGCCCGGCTTTCCATTGAACCCGTGAATGCCAAGCTCGCGTGTTCCCGTATGACACCGGAGGGGTTGGATGCCCTCAGGCAGGCTGTCGAGGATCTGAAGACCGCCCCCAGGGGCGGGACATTCGCCGAGTACCGCAGTTATCTGGAAGCCGATGAGCGGTTCCACCAACTCATCGCCGCCCAGGCGAACAACCAGTTCCTGCTCGCGGCTTACAACACCTTGGGCGGACAGATCCAACGCTTCAGGTTGTTCGGGGGAGTGGGCATCACTGACGCCGAGCAAGCCATTTCCGAACACCAGGCCGTGCTCGACGCCATGACCAGCGGCGATCCGGACAAGGCCGCTGAAATGATGATCGACCACGTCGAAAAGGTCCGTGGCAGGGCCATGGCTGACGCGCCGGAAGACTGA
- a CDS encoding SIS domain-containing protein, whose amino-acid sequence MSIVVRRTGQAVRSAESKASRHAVDVVLGHLGEIGPAVAALRRESSRLAEWGEELARVRRRGGSVFAAGSDGSAHEAQRFASELSAHDPGDGGTFKAISFSRNANAEADGAGSISDQVSQQVNDGDIVVLLAAKGITDDLRAAAAAAKSKGARVWALTGRDSRDLAQSVSEAICVNTDPAHAEEAHLVAVLALCECFDDAMKAAGQE is encoded by the coding sequence GTGAGCATCGTGGTGAGGCGGACAGGTCAGGCGGTGCGTTCTGCAGAGTCGAAGGCGAGCAGGCACGCAGTGGATGTGGTTCTGGGGCACCTGGGGGAGATCGGCCCAGCTGTAGCAGCGCTGCGCAGGGAATCTTCCCGGCTGGCCGAATGGGGTGAGGAGTTGGCGCGGGTCCGACGCCGTGGAGGCAGTGTGTTCGCAGCCGGCAGCGACGGATCAGCGCACGAAGCGCAGCGCTTCGCTTCTGAACTCTCAGCCCACGACCCCGGCGACGGCGGCACTTTCAAAGCCATCTCTTTCTCCAGGAACGCCAATGCGGAGGCTGACGGGGCCGGCAGCATCAGCGACCAAGTCTCCCAACAGGTCAATGACGGCGACATCGTAGTCCTGCTCGCGGCAAAGGGGATCACGGACGATCTTCGCGCTGCTGCTGCAGCCGCCAAATCCAAGGGCGCCCGGGTGTGGGCGCTGACCGGCAGGGACTCAAGGGACCTTGCGCAGTCCGTCAGCGAGGCGATCTGTGTCAACACGGACCCCGCCCACGCTGAAGAAGCGCACCTGGTGGCTGTTCTGGCGTTGTGCGAGTGCTTTGATGACGCCATGAAGGCCGCCGGCCAAGAGTAG
- a CDS encoding ribose-5-phosphate isomerase: MSNNPGWRIVVGNDEAGVEYKQALVALLEADPRVASVTDVGVGFNDSTAYPHVAVDAARKVAEGEADRALLICGTGLGVAIAANKVPGIRAVTAHDSYSVERSVLSNNAQVLTLGQRVIGLELAKKLVGEWLGHHFDHTSSSAAKVDAICSYEPDYTKAV; the protein is encoded by the coding sequence ATGAGCAACAACCCAGGCTGGCGGATCGTCGTCGGCAACGATGAGGCCGGCGTCGAGTACAAGCAGGCACTCGTTGCCTTGCTGGAGGCAGATCCCCGGGTGGCATCGGTGACGGACGTGGGTGTGGGCTTCAACGATTCCACCGCCTACCCACACGTGGCCGTCGACGCTGCCCGGAAGGTCGCTGAAGGCGAAGCAGACCGGGCGCTGCTGATTTGCGGCACCGGTCTGGGAGTGGCCATCGCGGCCAACAAGGTCCCCGGGATCCGTGCCGTCACCGCCCACGACAGCTACTCGGTGGAACGGTCCGTGCTGAGCAACAACGCACAGGTCCTCACCCTCGGCCAGCGGGTGATTGGCTTGGAACTGGCCAAGAAGCTCGTCGGGGAATGGCTCGGCCACCACTTCGACCACACCTCATCCTCCGCCGCAAAGGTGGACGCAATCTGCTCCTACGAGCCCGACTACACGAAGGCAGTCTGA